GCAACATTGGGTGGAAGAGCCGCAGAACAGGTGATATTCAACAATATCTCTACAGGAGCACTTTCTGACCTTGAAACAGTAACAAAGAGAGCTCAGGCAATGGTAACAATCTATGGATTAAGCCCGAATATCGGTAACATCTCTTACTACGACAGTTCAGGACAGTCAGAATATTCTTTCGGAAAACCTTATTCTGAAGAAACTGCTACTAAAATTGATGCAGAGATCAAATTGATTATCGAAAATCAGTACGAAAGAGCAGTAAGGATTTTGGAAGAAAATAAAGATAAATTAGATGCCCTGGCAAATAAATTGTTAGAAAAAGAAGTGATCTTCCGTGAAGACTTAGAAGAAATATTCGGAAAAAGAGCATGGGATCCGGAATTGACAGAGAAGCCTGTTACCAACACTATTCCTGAAAAAGATCAGCCGGTAGTAGTGGAAACACCTCAGATCAAAGAAAAAGAAGAAGAAAGCGAAATACAGGCTCCAGAAAGCCCGACACAGCTTTAATACTCTTAAAAAATATACCTTACAAAACCTGACAACTTCAAAATTGTCAGGTTTTTTCATATTTAAAGAGATATTTTGAACTCTATTGTAATTTATTTTCTATTTTTGTATAAAGTTGACTAAAAATAGATTAAGTTGAATTTATTCAAGAGGATTGTAAGCAAACTTACCAACCAGCCTGAAGAAGAGGACAAACAGAGCCTGGAGAAGCTTGGGGATTCGCTGAAAAATGCGGATCTTGACTATAAGTTTGCGCAATTATTTACGCATTCGGGGGGATTTTTTAATTATTGTGCAGATGAAGCGGAGGCTCTACAAACTTTAAATCAAATTATCAAAATAGAAGGTATTCACAACCTTTTCTGTTGGGATAAAGAACTTCAGAACTTTTTGAACGTTGTGAAGTCTACATATACTTCAGAACTGCAGCCGTCTAATGATGCTGCATTCATCACATGTGAATATCTGATCGCCTATGATGGCAGGATCATGCTTTCGCATAATAATATTCTTCATTATCATTCTTCAAGACTTCCTGATAGAATTATCATCATTGCCAATGTTTCTCAGATTGTAAACAACCTGAATGATGCTATGGGGAAAATAAAAAGAAACGGAAATATCAAGAACCTTACTTCCATCAGCGGAAGCCAGTCTAAAATGGACAGTTCTTCCAATTCCAATACAAAACTGTTTTTATTGCTGCTTGAAGATTAAGCAACCACTTCTAAATTTTAAATTTTGGATAAAAATCTCATTCAAAGAACCGTATCAGGTATAGTCTATGTAGCCGTCATTGTACTTTGTTCGACTCCACTGGGAGCGCAACTGTTGAACAGCATTGCCCCTGGCCTTATCAAACAGCAGTACCTTTTTTATGGCTTAATGAGTCTGTTACTGGTTGTTGGAACATGGGAGTGTGTCAAAATCATGAAGTTTGGTAACGGCTATGAAAAATGGGTGGTATATCCATTGGTCATTTTTATATTCTATATTTTTTCCAAAAGATATTTCAACCACGATTTCTTTTTTGATTTCAGGCTCAGTGAAATACTGGCACTGGCTCTTATTGGGATTGCTGTGGTTACTTTATTCAAATATCCCAACGAATTATACTTCGACAGCGGGAAACTTATTTTTACCGTTATTTACGTAGCGCTCCCATTCAGTTTTGCATTGGGGCTACCCAAGTTCTCCAGTTATAATGACAGTTTCTCTTTGGAGGTTCTGTTCCTGTTTATCCTGATCTGGAGTAGTGACACCTTTGCCTATCTGGTGGGGAAGTTCTTAGGTAAACATAAAATGGCACCTAAAATTTCTCCTAAAAAAACTTGGGAAGGATATGCAGGTGGCGTAGTGCTAACATTGGTTTTATCCTACTTTATTGAACATTATCAGCCTGAACTGAGAGGGAACTGGATGGTTGTAGGATTTTTGGTTGCTGCCTTTGCTCCATTAGGGGATCTGGTAGAAAGCCAATTGAAAAGAAATTTCGGTGTGAAAGACAGTGGAAACATCATTCCGGGACATGGTGGAGTTTTAGACAGGCTGGATAGTTTTATTATCTGCGTTCCTGTTGTATATTTGTACTTTATTTTAGAAAAATTTATTTAGTCTCATGAAATTACATAGAGAATCAAAAGGAACGATTACCGTTGCGACCCTGCTTTTTATTATTCTGGGCGCTCTAGCAATTTATTTCCTTAAAATATGGTCACTAGTGATCATCATGCCTTTGTTGGTTATTTACGGTTTAGTTTTCTGGTTCTTCAGGGTTCCGGATCGTAATATTCTGGATCACAAAGAAAACGTGATAGCTCCGGTGGACGGAAAAGTGGTAATGATCAAAGAAGTGGATGAAGATGAATTTATAAAAGGAAAAGCCCTTCAGGTTTCTATTTTTATGTCCCCGCTGAATGTTCACATCTGTAGATATCCGGTTTCGGGTGAAGTGATTTACAAAAAGTACCACCCGGGAAAATATCTGGTAGCATGGCATGAAAAGTCTTCTACAGAGAACGAAAGAACTACTGTAGCAGTACAGACTATGACCAATCATAAAGTTGTCTTCAGACAAATTGCCGGTTATGTAGCTAGAAGGATTGTTTTCTACTGTAATGAAGGCGATAAGGCAAAAGCCGGACATGAGTTCGGATTTATTAAATTCGGTTCCAGAATGGATGTATTCCTACCTTTGGATACTGAGATTATCTGTAAAATCGGAGATATTACAAAAGGAGGTGAGGATGTTATCGCCAAACTGAAAGAAAATTAATATTCTTATAATATATAAGCAGAAAAGAGAGCCTTTATGGCTCTCTTTTTTATTGGATGAATAAGGATGATCTGTTGATTTGAGTTTAACTACGCATGAGTAATATTGCGTATCAGGGAAAGAATACTTTTTTATTTGTATTAATAATTTTGCTTGTTTAAAAACACAAGCTATTTATATTTTTAAATGAGAGAGAACAAATAGATATTAATTTTTTTGAAAATGAGTTTTTATTTGATAATTTTAATGTTGGATTTTTAGTAAATTGTAACTGAAAAACACAAATCACACTCTTTTACTGCTAAAAATTACAGACCTATATTTTGTTTTGTGAGTTTTTATTTAAAAGCTATTAATATTGGGAAATTTATGCTATCAGTAGTACAGATGCCAACCTGAGCTTGTGAAAACATAAAAAACAACAAAATGATTTATAAGTTTTTCTTTAGGGTGATCAACGACGAAGCAGAGAACATGGATGATGATTTTGAAAGTAGTTATCTCCATCTTATTAACCGGTATCTGCTTTTATTGTTTTTCATATTCCTGTTTTATTCCATTTTTATTATCACTTTTTTCGGGGATATGTTAATCTCGATATTTCTTACCGTTATTACCTTTTTCTGGTTGTTTTTAATGGCAATAAAGGGTAAGACACGGCGATTCAGAAATGTGCTGAAAAGGGCTGTTATCTTTATATTTGTACTGCTGACCTTTATAGTAAGCTTTTTTAATATTTATACTTACAAAAATGCAGGGGTAGAGTATTTTTATTTTTGTCTTTTATTTGCTGTCCCATTCTTTCTGAACTATAAAAAAGATGCTTTTGTAATTTTCTTCATTGCTTTCATGATCAGTATAAACTTTATTGCATGTCTTTACTTTGATTTCGATTTCCTGCCTAAAAGCAGATTTATAGAAAAAGAGGATTTTAAAACAATAAAATTGCTGAATATTTTATTTTCCGTTGCCTCTTTCCTGATGGATATTGTTTTTGTCACTCAGAAAGACGCACTGATTCATGGTTTGATTTCCGATAAAAAAGAGAAAGACTCTACCATCAAGGATCTGGTGAAAACGAATACAGAACTGATGAAACACCAGATGCTGATCAATCATCTTTCAGAAGAAAACATCCAGGAAATTTTAAGTTTAGCAGAAAATAATTCGCCCATGTTTTTTGAAAAATTTCAGATATTTTTTCCTCATTTTATTCCTGATATTTTAAAAATAAATCCTAATCTCATTCATTCTGAACTCTATTTCTGTGCTTTGATGAAGCTTGATTTTGATACCAAGAAGATTGCACAGTGTAC
The window above is part of the Chryseobacterium sp. MA9 genome. Proteins encoded here:
- a CDS encoding LUD domain-containing protein, encoding MNLFKRIVSKLTNQPEEEDKQSLEKLGDSLKNADLDYKFAQLFTHSGGFFNYCADEAEALQTLNQIIKIEGIHNLFCWDKELQNFLNVVKSTYTSELQPSNDAAFITCEYLIAYDGRIMLSHNNILHYHSSRLPDRIIIIANVSQIVNNLNDAMGKIKRNGNIKNLTSISGSQSKMDSSSNSNTKLFLLLLED
- a CDS encoding phosphatidylserine decarboxylase family protein, giving the protein MKLHRESKGTITVATLLFIILGALAIYFLKIWSLVIIMPLLVIYGLVFWFFRVPDRNILDHKENVIAPVDGKVVMIKEVDEDEFIKGKALQVSIFMSPLNVHICRYPVSGEVIYKKYHPGKYLVAWHEKSSTENERTTVAVQTMTNHKVVFRQIAGYVARRIVFYCNEGDKAKAGHEFGFIKFGSRMDVFLPLDTEIICKIGDITKGGEDVIAKLKEN
- a CDS encoding phosphatidate cytidylyltransferase; amino-acid sequence: MDKNLIQRTVSGIVYVAVIVLCSTPLGAQLLNSIAPGLIKQQYLFYGLMSLLLVVGTWECVKIMKFGNGYEKWVVYPLVIFIFYIFSKRYFNHDFFFDFRLSEILALALIGIAVVTLFKYPNELYFDSGKLIFTVIYVALPFSFALGLPKFSSYNDSFSLEVLFLFILIWSSDTFAYLVGKFLGKHKMAPKISPKKTWEGYAGGVVLTLVLSYFIEHYQPELRGNWMVVGFLVAAFAPLGDLVESQLKRNFGVKDSGNIIPGHGGVLDRLDSFIICVPVVYLYFILEKFI
- a CDS encoding Two component regulator three Y domain-containing protein; amino-acid sequence: MLKRAVIFIFVLLTFIVSFFNIYTYKNAGVEYFYFCLLFAVPFFLNYKKDAFVIFFIAFMISINFIACLYFDFDFLPKSRFIEKEDFKTIKLLNILFSVASFLMDIVFVTQKDALIHGLISDKKEKDSTIKDLVKTNTELMKHQMLINHLSEENIQEILSLAENNSPMFFEKFQIFFPHFIPDILKINPNLIHSELYFCALMKLDFDTKKIAQCTNHSIRAVESKKYRIRKKLNISSEVNINSFLIKI